A segment of the Onychomys torridus chromosome 16, mOncTor1.1, whole genome shotgun sequence genome:
CCCTCAGCCTCGGCAACGGAGGAAACGTAGCATAGCTCAGAGCTCTGAACAGATACTCACCCACGAAGTACCCCAGCAGCCCCAGGGGCAGGTGCTAAAGGAGGGAGCCAGACCTGCAGGCGGCAAGGAAGTCctcacagagaagcagaaagagacaCAAAAGCTTATGATTTTTCTGCAGAAGCCTGGTAGTTGGGGAGTGGTGGATGGGCATCAGAAGTCCTGCTCACAGGCCTCGCAGCCTACCACAACGATGGCGCTGTGGCCCCCAAAACTAGACCTAGGCAGTTGCTTGGAGGTTTTGGCTTTTGCCCAGCAGCATGGAGAGTTGGGTTTAGCCCAGGAGACCTACATCTTGATGAGCAACAACTTGCTGCATGTTCTGGGAGACCCACACCTCTACCGACAGCTGAGTGGAGCTGACAGGGAACGCATTCTGAACCTGCGGACCTGCCAGGGCCAGACAGTGCTGGGGGTCCTTGTGCTGCCCAGCCTTTATCAGCTCAGCCGCTCAGGGCTCACAAGAGGCCCTCATAGTGAGGAGGCTCCTGCAACTGGGCCTGAGCATTTGCATCTTCACACATACCTCCATGTGTTCAACCCACAAGAGAATGTGTGGCGGCCCCTGACTCAAGTACCAGAGGAGGTCCCACTCCGGGGATGTGGTCTCTGCACTATGCATAACTATCTGTTTCTGGCAGGTGGCATCAGAGGTTCTGGTACTAAGGCTGTCTGCTCTAACAAGGTGTTCTGCTACAACCCTCTGACCAACATTTGGAGCCAGGTTCGGCCCATGCGGCAAGCCCGGGCCCAGCTCAAGTTGGTGGCTCTGGACGGGATGCTTTATGCCATTGGTGGTGAGTGCCTATACAGCATGGAGCGCTATGATCCACGCACAGATACCTGGACCTTGAGAGCATCCCTCCCTGAGGGCACCTTCCCTGTGGCCCATGAGGCTGTGGTCTGCCGAGGGGATATCTACGTCACAGGGGGTCATCTCTTTTACCGCCTGCTCAGATATAGCCCGGTCAAAGACTCATGGGATGAGTGCCCTTACAGTGCCAGCCACCGACGCTCCAGTGATATGGTGGCACTTGGGGGCTTCCTCTACCGCTTTGACTTATTGCGGGGTGTGGGTGCTGCGGTGATGCGCTACAACACAGTTACAGGCTCCTGGAGCCGGGCTGCCTCCCTGCCCCTGCCTGACCCCGCCCCACTCCACTGCACCGTACTGGGCAACACCATTTACTGTCTCAACCACCAGGTCACGGCTACCTTCACAGTTTCGGGGGGGACTGCCCAGTTCCAGGCCAAGGAGCTGCAGCCCTTTCCCCTGGGAAGTAAGGGGGTCCTCTATCCATTCACTCTGACTTTGCCCCCCAAGACCTGGTTACAGACCACACTCTGAGTGCTGGGGGGAAAACAACTGTGTGGCTGCTCTCCAGAGAAACCCTTCTCTGGGTGGGTCTGAGTGGACCTGGGACCTGGGAAGAAGCCTAGGAGCAGAACTTTCTGTTCTTGTGCCCAAAGCTCCCGCTGTCAAGTTAAGGGTTGTTACTTCTCTCTGAAGTGCAATCCCCTCTCCCCTACCCTTGGAGCCCAGACTATCTTAGGTCCTCTTGGCTCCCCCTATACCCTGCTGGTTTAGGCCCCGGGTCCCACCTGCTGAGGATGTCTTGTGTTTATCACAGCCCTGTCTGTGGGATTCTTTGAGCTCCCTATTTCCCCCCAAGATGGAAAATGAAGCAGAGCTGCTCAGGAAACATCCTCTCTCTGGGAGTTTTGCTATCCTGAGGCCCTTTAGGAGTCTGAGTctgatcaggcagtggtggcgcacacctttaatcccagcactcaggaattcaaaaggcagtggcaggaggatctcatgagttcgaggccagtctggtctacagagtgagttccaggatagccaaagctacacagagaaaccctgtctcaaaagagagagagagagagagagagagagagagagagagagagaagcctgggTCTGAATAGCACCTGAATGTCTTATCTCAGATTGGGTAATCACTCTGCTGCCCACAGCTCCAGCCCACCACATTGCAGCATCAGGACCATTTGACACCTTGTCAGCCTCTCTCAAACTCTCTGGACCCCACACCACTTCTTACACGCTCTCCCTAGGTGAGTCCTGCATTTTACTCTAGTAATACCGGTTGTTACCTGTGTGAACCAGGAGAGGCACTGAATACTCCTCTGGACACCTGTCATTCAGGAGATCCATGGCAACAGGATCCCAGTGGCCATCTGGCCTGGTGCCGGGGGCAAACCACATTCAAAATGACACGCTTTCTCCTTCACCCACTGAAGCCCACTTTATGCAGGGAGAGAAATCTGAGTTCTGCTGCTTGTCCTGGCCTGCAACCTGGTTGGTCCCAACTGGGCCattttgtgcatttaaaaaaaaagaaatttaggggctgcagagatgacttagtggctaagagcactggttactcttccagagggcccaggctTGAGTCCTAGAATCACaaagtgactcacaactgtctgtcaccccattcctggggatctgacaccctcttctggtctttgtgggcaCTGagtacacatggtacacaaacaccCATGCAGTCCAAACACCCagccacataaaataataaatattttaaaaagggaaacgCGTGTGTCATGGTGCAGGTGAAGAGGTCAGAGAAGAGCTCTGTGGGATTGCTTTTCTCCTTATccctctgtgtagtcctgggcaCTGGACACAGTCTTGAATGTGTCTGCAATCCCACAGCCTCATTCCCCCTTCTTTAGTTTGACACTTAGAACAACTGACTCCAATCGGTGTTTGGCCCACTGAAAGCATCCTCCTCACACACTTGTCATTTTTTTGCCCACAAAGTCTGGTGTGAAGTTGTGTCAATCATAGTACGAGACAGAAAGGGGTCCTTGGTTTTGCTTGAAAATAAGTTTATTGAGAAACAAGGACTGCGCACCCAGCTACACGTCTGGGCCTCCTGCCCACGCCCCTGGCTTCTGCACTCAGGCTAGTGACTGCTGGCTCACTGCTTGCGTTTGGTCTCGGTGACTAGCTCTCGCcagttcttctccatctcctctttgCAGTTGAGGAAGGCATCCTCCAGCCGGCGCATGGACTCTGCTAGTGTGGGGTTGGTACGCATGACCACCATGTCGTAGGCCATCCAGGTTGCCTGCACTACAACAACCAAACAGGCCCCAGTCAGGTGACGGGTGCTgaagctctgggagccatgtctCAGCTTTAGGGGCCAGACCCTGGGGGACACCGAGTATCCCAAGAAGAGAAAGCTTATAGGGTGCTATAAACTCTCtataaaactttctttttctttctttcttttttttttttaaagatttatttattatgtatacagtgttctatctgcatgcatgcacacattgcctgcaggccagaagagggcgccagatctcattacaggtagttgtcagccaccatgtggttgctaggaattgaactcaggacctctggaagagcagccagtgctcttaacctctgagccatctctgcagcccccctATAAAACTTTCTACAATAGCAATAATGGCACCTCCTAATATTCTAAAAGCCTTAACTCGTCAGTACTTAAGCCTATGACAGTAacaagctggaggctggtctgaTAAGGAATGGGAGGAAAAGTAGAGCAAAACTAGACCCTTACCTGTATGTGGTTCCTAGCTAATGGTTCGCATGGTAACTCTTAGGAAGTCATGATTTTCACCCAAGCTTACATGTCCAAGTTAATCCAACCATTtctagacaccccccccccccccgacccaaATGACGTCTTTTTTCATGCTCAGTGACCTGAGGCATCTTTCTACCTGTTCCTGACACCTGGAAGGCACAGGACAGGCCTTCTTCTCCTGGGAAGGTGCTTCCCTGTTAGGCATCCCTAGCACTCCCCACCACACAGAGAAGCATCTCTGCTCTTTCTCGGAACAACTGGAGGACAGCTGGGCCTCCTAGGAGAGCACTCTTATGCAGACTCAGTGGAAGTGTGCGCAGAACCCACTTCCGGTGCAGCCCTTCCCTCTAGAACTGCACAGAACATGGTCTGCCCCTCTGCCCAGCCGAGCACAACAGACATCTCCCCCTGAAATTCCTCCACTAGGGTAAAGAGTATTGGATACTTTGGGAAACGATATCTTCAAGGAAATTAACCAATGCGATTATAAGAAAATGGTTAGTGCtaggtgtgcatgtatacatatatgcaaacaacATCATCACAGACTCGAAGTAGTGGAGAGAAGCATATATTTAGTTTTGGAAAATTACTTACAGGGTCTCAACAGAGGTCATGTGACTCTATTACTAGAATAgggagttttaatttttaaattagaagtAGCACTTGGGACTCTTCTTACAATGTAGACCCTTGGCCCATTCCACAACACAGAGTTTTTGTCTAGCAGGTTGGGGATCATTCTAGCACCAAGGGTCTGCAGATCACCCTTTCCAAACGCCTGTCAGCAGATGACATAAGGATCTGGAAGCCAGAGCAGGGtctgcttcccttctctctgcctgctagctaTGTGACCTTAAACAAGGGAGCAAATTTGCTCACTCAGTCTCCTCATTCAAAAAATGGAGACTAATAGCTTCCAGTGAGAACCAAACATATGCTACATGAACCACTTAGCACAGGTTATGAACTGGATGTATGCATCCCTCTACATACATGTACTAAAATATGGTCCCGAGTTAATGGTATtaggagatgggcctctgggatGGCAGAGCCCTCATGCCTCATGGGCTTGGTGTCTTTATAAGAGGATCACAGCACTTGCAGCTGGCCATGTGAGGACACAGTGAGAAGGACATGGACGACACTTCTCACCAGAGAACTTGCTGGCACCTTGACCTTGGATTTCCCAGACTCTAGGATCTTCCTtgagaaataaatgtctattATTAAAGCTACTTTGTTTGTGGCCATTTGTTATAGTATCTGccgggcgtttacccaccaaccccacagtttcccagagttttcttgagtgtgagcagcaggaaatattagatggaaggatttagagtgtgaagataaacagatagaaaatacaggttAGCCTCGAGAggacctggaacctattccaacaggccctgactgtctctgccccagggtatttatagagatgccaaggggtggagcaaaagacttccccactgcacagccaagggcagaccatctcagacacctgcactcaggccctaATTATCTTCactatgcagacctgctgagtaaagccatgaggaaccagAAAACGGGCTCACAGAAGTATCCCCAGATGATTGGTCAGAAATTGGTACCAACTTGCTTCTATAAC
Coding sequences within it:
- the Syce3 gene encoding synaptonemal complex central element protein 3; translation: MADSDPGERNYDNMLKMLSDLNKDLEKLLEEMEKISVQATWMAYDMVVMRTNPTLAESMRRLEDAFLNCKEEMEKNWRELVTETKRKQ